In the bacterium genome, AAACGTCAGCGCGGATACAAAACGTGTGGCTGCTTCGGTCATCATCACCCGCACCTGCGCCGATGCCTTGACTAGATCGCGCACCAGGTCGCAGGTTTTGTATGCAGAGATGCCACCGGTGACGCCCACCAGAATATTTTTACCCGCAAACATCGACGCCTCAGCAGCAGCTATTCAATGTATTCTTTATTCAGTTTGGACTGCATGAATTCCTGCAGGGCGATGGAAGTGGGTTTGGGCAGTTTGAGATATTGATGATCAACCACTTCGTGGTTAACGCCCTCATCGTCAAAGGTCTCGGAATTGTTCATGGCTTCCGTCGCTTTGTCCATGACTTGCTTTTGCAGTTCATTGATCTGACGGGAACGACGCGAGATCATGATGATCGCTTCATAGACATTGTCGGCGTTTTGCTCGAGCGACTCTAATGGCAACGTTTGAATCATGGTATACAACCTCCGTTCATCTTTCTTGAGCATATGCTTTTTTTATCAGCCGTTCCACTTCGGCAACGGTCTGATGTAAATTTTCGTTAGTCACACAATGATCAAAATGCGCCGCTTCCGCCATCTCCTGCGGCAGTCGTTTCAGACGGCGCTGAATCTGCTGCGGCGATTCGGTCTTGCGCTGCTGCAGACGCTTCACCAGAGTATCCAGATCAGGCGGTTTCAAAAAAATGGTCAGACATTTTTCCGCGAACAGCTTTTTCAGGGCCAGAGCGCCGAACACGTCCAGATCAAGAAGCACTACATAGCCCTGCTGCACCCATTGCTGTAAAAGACGTTTCGGCGTGCCGTACAGATAACCATGCACCTGTTCGTATTCGACCAAGTCTCCGGCCGCAATCGCCGCGCGAAAACGTTCCTCGTCGACGAAAAAATAATCCTTGCCCTCCACATCGCCTCGGCGCCTGGGACGCGTAGTCATGGAAATCGAATAGCGGTAGCGCGGATCCCCTTGTTTCAGAAGCTGCTGAATCACCGTGGTCTTGCCGCCGCCTGAGGGCGCAGACAGCACCACCACCAGCCCGGTCGGTTTCATATCACTCAATATTCTGAACCTGCTCCCTCAGTTTTTCTATTTCCTCTTTGATCTCCACCACCCGATGAGAGATCTCGGCGCTGACCGCTTTGCTGCCGATGGTATTGATCTCACGGTGCATTTCTTGCAGCAGGAAATTCAACTTGCGTCCCGGGGCTTCATCGCGCTCCAAAATAGCCAGGAACTCTTTATTGTGGCTGTGAAAGCGTACGCACTCTTCCGTGATATCCAGCCGATCCGCCAACAAAGCCAGCTCGAGCTCCAGGCGCTGTTCATCCACCCGCTGTTCCGGTACCAACCCGCTGATGCGGCTGCGTAATTTCTCCAGTTCAGCGGCCGGGCGGGCTGCTGCAATCGTCTCGATCTCCTCAAGGCGTTGGTCCAACCTGCGGATACAATTCTGGAAATCGCGCAACAGATTATCACCTTCTTTCTGCCGCATATCCGCCAGTCCGATCAACGCCTCGGTCAACGCCTTTTCAGTGTACTGCCAGGTGCGATCATCGTTTTTAGCGCCCGCATCAGAGAGTATCACATCCGGCAAGGCAAGCAGCTGATTGACGTTAACCGGCGTGCGCAAACGGAATTTTTTATTGATTTCACGGGCCAAACGGACATAGGTTTCCACCAGCGGCATGTTCAGCGACAGGGTTTCATAAGGATTTTCTCTGCTGGTGATCGTCAGCGTAACGCTGATGCGGCCGCGGCTTAAATGCCGTCCGATCAATTCACGAATTTTCTGATCGTAATCATTCAACACGCGCGGCAGTTTGAGGACGATGTCCAAATAGCGGTTGTTGACGGAGCGGATTTCAGCAGACACTTCAACACCTTTGCTGCGAAACTGACCGCGTCCATAGCCGGTCATACTTGAGACCATAGAGTTCCTCAGTTGGTGCAGACATAATTAGAAAATTATCATTATTTTAAGCAATTTTCAACATTTAGTCAATTCTTTTTTTCTTATCTGTCACCATTTCCGCATTTTACTTTTTATATTGCTTTAAGATATTTTATAAATTATATTTATACCCATTCCAAAAGGCGTGAATGAAAAAGAAATTGCTGCCAAAACCCCGTGATTGGGACCAGGTGATGATGCGCATGGCCCAAGTGATCGCGACCATGAGCAAAGACCCTTCCACCAAAGTCGGCGCTGTGCTGGTTTCTCCGGATCGGACGCGCATCTCAGTGGGCTACAACGGTTTTCCCCGGCAGATCCCGGATGTCGAGGCCTGGTGGAACAATCGCGCGGATGATAAAGAGTTTAGCAAATATGAGTTGGTGCGCCACGCCGAGATGAACGCGATCACACAGGCCAAGACCGACCTCGCGGGCTGGACCCTGTATGTGACTCATCATCCCTGCATGGACTGCGCCAAGCATATCGTTGCGGAGGGCATCACTCGGGTGGTCTACCATTTAAACATCGACCAGCTGCACATGTCCATTAATCATGCAAAAGTGCGCAAAGTGTTCAAAATCGCCGGCATCTCCTTCGAGCAGCTCGAACTTGACGAAGAACTCGCTTGACTAGCGAATCCACAACCTTTCTCTTGCCCCAATCGTCATGCGCACCCGGCCGTCTGCATCGGCCAGGGATCGTCCGCTCCAGCCCTCTTTGGCGCCCTGTTTACTGAATACCGGTGTTGTAAAAGATACTTCCACAGGCGCATCGTTGAAATTTTGAATAAACCATTGATTTCCCCCCATGCTCTGGCAGGTGACCCGTGCAGGCGCCTGCAATTCGACGGCCAGCGGTTGCACGAAAGCATCGCGAAGGATTTGCACCACCGGTTGCGGCAGGCTGAGCAGTCCGAGACGGGACGGCGCCAGCAGTACCTCGTTCACCCGATCAAAATCCTCCTGAGAGAAGGTATGGGTGTTGAGGACAAAAAGCTGACCGCGTTTGAAGCGTCGTTCAGTCAACAGAGGGACAGAGGTCCCGGCGTGTTCGATCTGCACCAGCGCTTTGCTCTGGGTGCAAGAGAGCAAGCCGGCGAGTTTGACGGGCATGGTCAACTCTGCCGACTTGCCGTTCCATTGGACACGCTGTGACTCGATGGGCCCCTGGGTTCCCAACGTCACGCCGGCCAAAACGGTTAAGGAAGGATTCTTGCATCGGCGCAGAAATCCTGAGGTGACGATGATGCGCCGGTCTTGTTTCAGAGCGGTCTGGATTTTCTGATAAATCGCCGGGTCTCCAGCCGCCTGGGTGGGCAGAAAAACCACCGTTTGATTGCCAGGCCATTGCGAAACCGGGGCAAAAGGAATGCCGAGCATCCCGATATAGTCAAAGAGATACAGATCGCTGCCGGCATCATGGTTGGCGGGCTTGTAGCCGTACACGGCGATCTCAGACGGGGCATCGAGAGCGGCGGACAGATCAGCCAGGCGTTCCCAGTCCCGGCGAAGCAGGTGGTGGCCGCCGTGTCCTTGCATCAATACGCTGTAGCTGAAAACCGTCAGCTCTTTGGCGCCGGCCAGCACGCTCATATAAGCCTGATCGATGAAATCCGCGGCATCACAATCGCCATGGTCGAACCAGGCGCCCTGATTTTTGCCGGAAACACTGTTGATCCAGCGATAGTTGACAAAACCTTCGAAAGGTTGCACAAAGCCATAGCGCTGGGTGTTGGCGCCGCGCGTTTCGGTGCCCACCCAGACACTGTTGAATAGAGCCGATTTTTTCGGAATGTCATAGCCGAACAGATGAAAGCGGTCGTACCATTGCGGGTATTTAATGATGATTCGGATATCCGGACGCACCCGGCGCGCCGGTTCCAGCATAACCTTGGCGGCCAGTTCGGTGAGCAGCTCGCGGCGATACTGCGACCAGGAACGTTCGCCTTTGGCAGCCCGCGATTCTGCGCTGGTATCGCCGGTGCAGAAAAAGTCATCGATGATGATCTCATCGAAAATCGAAGCGGCCATGCGCATCACGCCCGCCACATCCATCTGCGTCTTCGGATTCTGCCAATTGAACCACCCCAGTTGTGCCTCCTGGTGAACGCCGAAATTTTTACCCGGGACCGTTGCAATGCCGCCGACGGCGCGAATGCCGTTGTTTTCAAAAAACGTCCGGTTGGTTTTCAGCAAAGAGGCATCCACCACTAGGCCGCCGCGATGGA is a window encoding:
- a CDS encoding YicC family protein translates to MVSSMTGYGRGQFRSKGVEVSAEIRSVNNRYLDIVLKLPRVLNDYDQKIRELIGRHLSRGRISVTLTITSRENPYETLSLNMPLVETYVRLAREINKKFRLRTPVNVNQLLALPDVILSDAGAKNDDRTWQYTEKALTEALIGLADMRQKEGDNLLRDFQNCIRRLDQRLEEIETIAAARPAAELEKLRSRISGLVPEQRVDEQRLELELALLADRLDITEECVRFHSHNKEFLAILERDEAPGRKLNFLLQEMHREINTIGSKAVSAEISHRVVEIKEEIEKLREQVQNIE
- a CDS encoding dCMP deaminase family protein; this translates as MKKKLLPKPRDWDQVMMRMAQVIATMSKDPSTKVGAVLVSPDRTRISVGYNGFPRQIPDVEAWWNNRADDKEFSKYELVRHAEMNAITQAKTDLAGWTLYVTHHPCMDCAKHIVAEGITRVVYHLNIDQLHMSINHAKVRKVFKIAGISFEQLELDEELA
- a CDS encoding phosphopantothenate synthase, whose protein sequence is MFAGKNILVGVTGGISAYKTCDLVRDLVKASAQVRVMMTEAATRFVSALTF
- the gmk gene encoding guanylate kinase — encoded protein: MKPTGLVVVLSAPSGGGKTTVIQQLLKQGDPRYRYSISMTTRPRRRGDVEGKDYFFVDEERFRAAIAAGDLVEYEQVHGYLYGTPKRLLQQWVQQGYVVLLDLDVFGALALKKLFAEKCLTIFLKPPDLDTLVKRLQQRKTESPQQIQRRLKRLPQEMAEAAHFDHCVTNENLHQTVAEVERLIKKAYAQER